The genome window GTTCGGCTCGCTGATCGAGGATATAATCGATGTATCCCGGGGAAAGACCGATCTCGCTGAGGAAACGAAGGAGAAACTCGCTACCCTGGCTACGCCGGTTCATCTTCAGGTGTTCGTAACCCCTACCTGTCCTTATTGCCCCCAGACGGTGAGACTGGCTCATAAATTCGCCATCGAAAGCGATCTGGTAACCGCGGATATGGTGGAGGCGATCGAGTTCCCCTATCTTTCCCAACGCTATGAGGTGAGCGGGGTACCGAAGACGGTGATAAACGAATACCACCACATCGTAGGGGCTTATCCGGAGCCGATGTTCATCGAGGAGGTGTTGAAAGGGGCAAC of Acidobacteriota bacterium contains these proteins:
- a CDS encoding thioredoxin family protein → MTFINEEDRKAITKEFEKLEEKAKLILFTQKLECRYCEETRMLLEEVASLSDKIELTVYNFLVDKDQVAKYKVDKIPAIVIEGKKDYGIRYYGIPSGYEFGSLIEDIIDVSRGKTDLAEETKEKLATLATPVHLQVFVTPTCPYCPQTVRLAHKFAIESDLVTADMVEAIEFPYLSQRYEVSGVPKTVINEYHHIVGAYPEPMFIEEVLKGATGG